In a genomic window of Corynebacterium choanae:
- a CDS encoding DUF3107 domain-containing protein, with amino-acid sequence MIDIKIGFVDSARDITVTTSDDRETVLAKVREALERKEGLLELAQEKGQLLLVQAQSIAYVQIGESAHGRVGFAVN; translated from the coding sequence ATGATTGATATCAAGATTGGCTTTGTTGATTCGGCTCGCGATATTACGGTGACCACCAGCGATGACCGGGAAACTGTGTTGGCTAAGGTTCGTGAAGCGCTCGAGCGCAAAGAAGGACTGTTGGAGCTTGCGCAGGAAAAAGGCCAGCTGCTGCTGGTGCAGGCGCAGTCCATCGCTTATGTTCAGATCGGTGAATCCGCCCATGGGCGGGTTGGGTTTGCTGTGAACTAG
- a CDS encoding TIGR02569 family protein: MSVIVPSAVASAFRVDPAHQRQLGIAWDYGVQAGPVVVQPLRDDSRALIAAQIRAELECDALRISTPIRATNGLYHVAGWRASRYLPGDVLTNVDAVVQAAILLDSALGEVAGALPKGTGIDRSRADAVFLVADQLAWRLEQQLDARLHTFAAVSEQLPGETVALIDQLAAAMQPIDRPAQIVHGDMLHTTVFAPRQRPGITTIYPLFHPAGYSAAVAIVDGLVQGIVDPGIIDRFSTIPDLDKLLVRAVAYRLLISQLLSITDARIRGRLTAAATIVLQQVG, from the coding sequence ATGTCAGTCATTGTGCCGAGTGCAGTCGCCAGCGCTTTTCGGGTGGATCCCGCCCACCAGCGTCAACTGGGCATTGCCTGGGACTATGGGGTGCAGGCAGGGCCGGTTGTGGTGCAGCCGCTGCGTGATGATTCACGTGCCCTGATTGCTGCCCAAATTCGCGCCGAATTGGAATGTGATGCGCTGCGGATCTCTACACCGATCCGTGCAACCAATGGGCTCTATCATGTGGCTGGCTGGCGGGCATCCCGATATTTGCCGGGGGATGTACTGACTAATGTTGATGCGGTAGTGCAAGCCGCAATCCTGCTGGATAGCGCCCTCGGTGAGGTAGCTGGCGCGTTACCGAAAGGCACCGGCATTGATCGGAGCCGGGCGGATGCGGTGTTTTTAGTTGCTGACCAGCTTGCTTGGCGACTGGAACAGCAGCTCGACGCCAGGTTGCACACGTTCGCCGCTGTTTCTGAACAGCTGCCTGGCGAAACTGTTGCGCTGATTGACCAGTTAGCGGCTGCGATGCAGCCGATTGATCGTCCCGCTCAAATCGTGCACGGCGATATGCTGCACACCACCGTGTTTGCGCCGCGGCAGCGGCCAGGTATCACCACCATTTATCCGCTGTTCCACCCAGCTGGCTACAGTGCAGCGGTAGCGATAGTTGATGGACTGGTGCAAGGAATCGTCGATCCGGGCATTATTGATCGGTTTTCCACGATCCCAGACCTTGACAAACTCTTGGTGCGGGCGGTCGCCTATCGGCTCTTGATTAGTCAACTGTTGTCTATCACTGATGCACGAATCCGTGGTCGACTCACTGCGGCAGCGACCATCGTGTTGCAGCAGGTGGGGTAA
- a CDS encoding DUF3152 domain-containing protein: protein MKDVSNEPLLVRFARSYGWRAYAIPVLLVITVWVVVDVARGGMAEDSPPAATSPSSAVQVETTAAQPVDSGRGPGPDPATYESHISREVGELPPGGPYTEQGTGRYHLAGKAGPKIGVGATQTFTYTVEVEEGIAASEYGGDDAFAALVDATLNDPRGWTHDEQFAFQHVDGTQPVTPDLRIQLSSIATTHAACGHDIAMETSCFTAVGNRVIINEARWVRGAITFAGDLGSYRRYLINHEVGHGIGYANHVPCGGEGALAPVMMQQTLSLSNSVLHSIDPNEVYDDDDRQCRYNPWPFPNP, encoded by the coding sequence GTGAAAGACGTTTCGAATGAGCCGTTACTGGTGCGGTTTGCCCGCAGTTATGGGTGGCGTGCCTACGCAATTCCTGTGCTGCTGGTCATCACTGTGTGGGTGGTTGTTGATGTGGCCCGCGGTGGCATGGCCGAAGACAGCCCCCCGGCGGCAACGTCCCCGAGTTCTGCTGTGCAAGTGGAAACCACCGCCGCGCAGCCGGTGGATTCTGGCAGGGGGCCAGGGCCTGATCCGGCAACCTACGAGTCTCATATTTCCCGGGAAGTTGGGGAACTCCCACCGGGTGGACCCTACACGGAGCAGGGCACTGGCCGATATCATCTTGCCGGAAAGGCGGGGCCGAAAATTGGGGTGGGTGCGACGCAGACGTTCACCTACACCGTCGAAGTGGAAGAAGGAATTGCCGCCAGTGAATATGGTGGCGATGATGCGTTTGCCGCGCTGGTGGATGCCACATTAAATGATCCGCGGGGATGGACGCACGATGAACAGTTCGCCTTCCAACACGTTGACGGCACCCAGCCGGTAACCCCTGATTTACGAATCCAATTGTCTTCGATCGCCACCACCCATGCTGCCTGTGGCCATGACATTGCCATGGAAACGTCCTGTTTTACTGCGGTAGGCAATCGGGTGATTATCAATGAGGCCCGCTGGGTGCGGGGTGCGATCACGTTCGCCGGGGATTTGGGATCCTACCGGCGCTATCTCATCAATCATGAAGTTGGGCATGGAATCGGCTACGCCAACCATGTGCCCTGTGGTGGGGAAGGGGCATTGGCGCCGGTGATGATGCAGCAAACATTGTCATTGTCGAATTCTGTGCTGCACAGCATTGATCCGAATGAGGTGTACGACGACGATGACCGGCAGTGTCGATATAATCCGTGGCCTTTCCCGAATCCGTAA